One part of the Janthinobacterium sp. 17J80-10 genome encodes these proteins:
- a CDS encoding catalase: protein MANDKKSGDSGTPRKQASKGAGEPGTLAGTGGELHQVANGSQPQLTTNQGIPIPDNQNSLKANTRGPTLLEDFILREKITHFDHERIPERIVHARGTGVHGTFELTHSLAQYTTAKILTEVGEKTPVFTRFSTVAGGAGSVDTPRDVRGFAVKFYTKEGNWDLVGNNIPVFFIQDAMKFPDVVHSVKMEPDRGFPQSASAHDTFWDFISLTPESMHMVMWIMSDRTIPRSLRMIEGFGVHSFRLLDAAGKSTFVKFHWRPRLGLQSTLWDEACKIAGADPDFHRRDMFEAIGRGDFPEWELAVQLFTEEEAEKFPFDHLDATKLIPEEMLPLQVIGRMVLDRWPDNFFAETEQVAYCPANIVPGIDFSNDPLLQGRLFSYLDTQLSRLGSPNFHQIPVNAPKCPFANHQRDGHMQMAQPKGRVAYEPQSLDPDSPRETPAAGFPSHATPESGAKGRIRAESFADHYTQARLFYRSQTPTEQTHLAFALVFELSKVAHLHVRQAMVGHLRHIDADLAQRVADGLGLPLPEAPKPAVPVQDMAPSPALQIIGKMRHTLAGRAVGILVADGSDGKVIESLRKAAADVGAGVKIIAPKVGGATLADGTLLPADGQLAGTPSVMFDAVAVVLSAAGAQMLCSEAAALDFVSDAFAHLKAIAANPGAQALLDKANVVPDAGVIAADDAKGFIAAAATRQWAREPSVRILP from the coding sequence ATGGCCAATGACAAGAAATCCGGAGACAGTGGCACGCCCCGCAAGCAAGCCTCCAAGGGCGCCGGCGAACCAGGCACCCTCGCGGGCACGGGCGGCGAGTTACACCAGGTTGCCAACGGCAGTCAGCCGCAACTGACAACCAATCAGGGCATTCCGATTCCTGACAATCAGAATTCCCTGAAAGCCAATACGCGCGGACCGACCCTGCTGGAAGACTTTATCCTGCGCGAAAAAATCACGCATTTCGACCATGAGCGCATCCCGGAGCGCATCGTGCATGCGCGCGGCACCGGCGTGCATGGCACGTTCGAACTGACCCATTCGCTGGCGCAGTACACCACTGCGAAAATTCTCACGGAAGTCGGGGAAAAAACCCCGGTATTCACGCGATTTTCGACCGTGGCTGGCGGCGCCGGCTCGGTCGATACGCCGCGCGACGTGCGCGGCTTTGCGGTCAAGTTCTACACCAAGGAAGGCAACTGGGATTTGGTCGGCAATAATATCCCGGTCTTCTTCATCCAGGATGCCATGAAGTTTCCGGACGTGGTGCACTCGGTCAAGATGGAGCCGGACCGCGGCTTTCCGCAGTCGGCTTCGGCGCATGACACCTTCTGGGATTTCATATCGCTGACGCCGGAATCGATGCACATGGTGATGTGGATCATGTCCGACCGCACCATCCCGCGCTCGCTGCGCATGATCGAAGGCTTTGGCGTACATAGTTTCCGCCTGCTCGATGCCGCCGGCAAATCCACCTTCGTCAAGTTCCACTGGCGCCCCAGGCTCGGACTGCAGTCGACGCTCTGGGATGAAGCTTGCAAGATCGCCGGCGCCGATCCCGACTTCCACCGGCGCGACATGTTCGAAGCCATCGGCCGCGGCGACTTTCCGGAATGGGAACTGGCCGTGCAGCTCTTCACCGAGGAAGAGGCTGAAAAATTCCCGTTCGACCACCTCGATGCGACCAAGCTGATCCCCGAAGAAATGCTGCCGCTGCAAGTGATCGGCCGCATGGTGCTGGACCGCTGGCCGGACAATTTTTTCGCCGAGACCGAGCAGGTGGCTTACTGCCCCGCCAATATCGTGCCCGGCATTGATTTCTCCAACGACCCGCTGCTGCAGGGCCGCCTGTTTTCCTACCTGGATACGCAGCTGTCGCGGCTGGGCTCGCCCAACTTCCACCAGATCCCGGTCAACGCGCCGAAATGCCCGTTCGCCAACCACCAGCGCGACGGCCACATGCAGATGGCGCAGCCCAAGGGGCGGGTGGCGTACGAGCCGCAATCGCTGGACCCGGATTCGCCGCGCGAGACCCCGGCCGCCGGCTTTCCCAGTCACGCCACCCCCGAGAGCGGCGCAAAGGGCCGCATCCGTGCCGAAAGCTTTGCCGACCATTACACCCAGGCGCGCCTGTTCTATCGCAGCCAGACGCCCACCGAGCAAACCCACCTGGCCTTTGCGCTGGTGTTCGAACTGTCCAAGGTCGCGCACCTGCATGTGCGCCAGGCGATGGTCGGCCATTTGCGCCACATCGATGCGGACCTGGCGCAGCGCGTCGCCGATGGCCTGGGGTTGCCGTTGCCGGAGGCGCCCAAGCCCGCTGTGCCGGTGCAGGACATGGCGCCCTCGCCGGCATTGCAAATCATCGGCAAGATGCGCCACACGCTTGCCGGCCGCGCCGTCGGCATCCTGGTCGCTGACGGCAGCGACGGCAAGGTCATCGAATCCCTGCGCAAGGCTGCTGCCGATGTCGGCGCCGGCGTGAAGATCATCGCCCCCAAGGTCGGCGGCGCAACGCTGGCCGATGGCACGCTGCTGCCGGCCGATGGCCAGCTGGCCGGCACGCCCTCGGTCATGTTCGACGCGGTCGCCGTGGTGCTGTCGGCGGCAGGCGCGCAGATGCTGTGCAGTGAAGCCGCCGCGCTCGATTTCGTCAGCGACGCCTTTGCCCATCTGAAGGCGATCGCCGCCAACCCGGGGGCGCAAGCGCTGCTGGACAAGGCCAATGTGGTGCCGGACGCCGGCGTCATCGCCGCCGATGATGCCAAGGGCTTCATCGCCGCCGCCGCCACGCGCCAGTGGGCGCGCGAGCCTTCCGTGCGGATACTGCCCTGA